From one Halosimplex rubrum genomic stretch:
- a CDS encoding TVP38/TMEM64 family protein: protein MKLFSSTVSRTQKVVILSIAVAGTIALYLLSHQFLPNLLDVTTLRQWIDSFGIFAPAIFVLLQTTQVIFAPIPGQLLALSGGYVFGPFYGTIYSLLGVAIGSGIAFLLTKRHGRPVVERVFHEDMIARFDGFVDRVGLVGFTAFIMLPGLPDDAVCFIAGLTEWRLRTFMVAIIIGRFPAYVLTVYAGGEFASGRFVVGGALIGVLVVFSIVGYLKQDAILDWISRIERRIRP, encoded by the coding sequence ATGAAGCTATTTTCTTCCACAGTAAGCCGAACGCAGAAGGTTGTAATTCTCAGTATAGCCGTTGCCGGTACTATCGCCCTATATCTGCTCTCGCATCAATTTCTCCCTAATTTATTAGATGTAACAACACTCCGTCAATGGATCGATAGTTTTGGCATCTTTGCCCCGGCCATTTTCGTTCTGCTCCAAACTACTCAAGTGATATTTGCACCAATCCCTGGCCAGTTGCTAGCTTTGTCTGGTGGGTACGTCTTCGGGCCGTTTTATGGCACGATTTATAGCTTACTCGGTGTGGCAATTGGGAGCGGTATCGCGTTCCTCCTCACAAAGCGACATGGTCGCCCCGTCGTCGAACGGGTCTTTCACGAGGATATGATAGCTCGCTTTGACGGGTTTGTTGATCGAGTTGGACTCGTTGGATTTACTGCCTTCATAATGCTCCCTGGACTACCAGACGATGCTGTTTGTTTCATTGCTGGACTCACCGAGTGGCGTCTCCGAACATTCATGGTAGCGATCATTATCGGTCGTTTCCCCGCATACGTTCTCACCGTCTACGCCGGGGGCGAATTTGCAAGTGGCAGATTTGTCGTAGGGGGAGCCCTTATCGGAGTATTGGTAGTGTTTTCAATTGTCGGGTATTTAAAACAAGATGCCATTCTAGATTGGATATCCCGCATAGAGAGGCGAATCCGACCCTGA
- a CDS encoding ABC transporter ATP-binding protein — translation MAAIELDGLSKRYGDVLAVDGLDLEVEEGEIFGFLGPNGAGKSTTIDILLDFVRPTSGSATVLGLDAQVDSLRVRERIGVLPDAFHVYDRLTGRQHLQFVVDSKGLGTESDIDEVMERVSIAEAADRKAGGYSKGMRQRLVLAMALLGDPDLLILDEPSTGLDPNGARQMREIIRAENDRGTTVFFSSHIMEQVEAICDRVAIINRGRLVAVDSIDGLRGQTETVTTLAIDVDGADAADAADAEAIRNRIYVTSATLEGDRLEVTLTRDGSKFAVLKALDERGVEIRDFSIDESSLEDLFAEYTTEKQEVPQ, via the coding sequence ATGGCGGCGATCGAACTGGACGGGCTGAGCAAGCGCTACGGCGACGTGCTGGCGGTCGACGGGCTCGACCTCGAAGTCGAGGAGGGCGAGATATTCGGCTTCCTCGGGCCGAACGGCGCAGGGAAATCGACGACGATCGATATCCTGCTGGATTTCGTCCGGCCGACCTCGGGGTCGGCGACGGTGCTGGGACTGGACGCCCAGGTCGACAGCCTGAGAGTTCGGGAACGGATCGGCGTCCTCCCGGACGCCTTCCACGTCTACGACCGCCTGACCGGGCGCCAACACCTCCAGTTCGTCGTCGACTCGAAGGGGCTCGGTACCGAGAGTGACATCGACGAGGTCATGGAACGAGTGTCGATCGCCGAGGCGGCCGACCGGAAGGCCGGCGGCTACTCGAAGGGGATGCGCCAGCGGCTCGTCCTCGCGATGGCGCTACTGGGCGACCCCGACCTGCTGATCCTCGACGAACCGTCGACCGGACTCGACCCCAACGGCGCCCGACAGATGCGGGAGATCATCCGGGCGGAGAACGACCGCGGGACGACGGTCTTTTTCTCCAGTCACATCATGGAGCAGGTCGAGGCCATCTGCGACCGCGTGGCGATCATCAACCGGGGCAGACTGGTCGCCGTCGACTCCATCGACGGCCTCCGCGGCCAGACCGAGACGGTCACCACGCTCGCCATCGACGTGGACGGCGCCGACGCCGCGGACGCCGCGGACGCCGAGGCGATCCGCAACCGCATCTACGTCACGAGCGCGACCCTGGAGGGCGACCGTCTGGAGGTGACGCTGACCCGCGACGGCTCGAAGTTCGCGGTCCTGAAGGCCCTCGACGAGCGCGGCGTCGAGATCCGCGACTTCTCGATCGACGAGTCCTCGCTGGAGGATCTGTTCGCCGAGTACACGACCGAGAAACAGGAGGTGCCACAGTGA
- a CDS encoding HNH endonuclease: MSEATCPTCDRDFSSERGMWVHHSQVHDEPLPNRECSHCGTEFHSEYEKVYCSADCRDAAVSFVGADNPNYEGKLETTTCRRCSTEFEYYPSEKEGTYCPECVESAQWQSTPDVTAEANGQWGGGKERVHCAVCETTVERWPSEISETTLCSEACRREWLSEAFRGSGHPNWKGGGNVKYGPGWRSVREAALERDEYTCQVCGATRDELGRNPDVHHITPVRWFENSDDHELTDAHQLSNVIALCSSCHRKAEFSSIEKDVLRAKLAGSATE, from the coding sequence GTGAGTGAAGCGACCTGCCCGACCTGTGACCGAGACTTCTCCTCAGAGCGAGGGATGTGGGTTCACCACAGTCAGGTCCATGACGAACCGCTCCCGAATCGAGAATGTAGTCACTGCGGAACCGAGTTCCACTCGGAGTACGAGAAGGTCTACTGTAGCGCCGACTGCAGAGATGCTGCAGTCTCGTTCGTCGGTGCTGACAATCCCAACTACGAGGGGAAACTGGAGACCACGACGTGTCGACGGTGCTCAACCGAGTTCGAATACTATCCGTCGGAGAAGGAAGGGACGTACTGTCCCGAATGCGTTGAGTCGGCCCAGTGGCAATCGACACCTGATGTCACTGCGGAGGCGAATGGACAGTGGGGCGGCGGCAAAGAACGCGTTCACTGTGCCGTCTGTGAGACGACGGTCGAACGGTGGCCGAGTGAAATTAGCGAGACGACGCTCTGTAGTGAAGCGTGCCGAAGAGAGTGGCTCTCTGAGGCGTTTCGCGGATCCGGTCATCCGAACTGGAAAGGCGGCGGCAACGTCAAGTACGGGCCGGGCTGGCGTTCGGTGCGCGAGGCGGCACTCGAACGCGACGAGTACACGTGCCAGGTCTGTGGCGCCACTCGCGATGAACTCGGCCGCAATCCTGATGTCCACCATATCACGCCGGTCCGGTGGTTCGAGAATTCCGACGACCACGAACTTACCGACGCTCACCAGCTCTCGAACGTGATTGCGCTCTGTAGTAGTTGCCACCGGAAGGCCGAGTTCAGCTCGATCGAGAAGGACGTACTTCGAGCTAAGCTCGCTGGTTCCGCCACCGAGTAG
- a CDS encoding glycerophosphodiester phosphodiesterase: MKLIGHRGFADIFPGNSEIAFQNIPKHANMAELDLRRCQSGEVVVLHDGIVDATDSSGRLDEFSADELANLNVHESGQGVPTLSRVLEIIPSNVGLNLDVKEVGLAEDVAEAVQDWDAQVVISSAYKEVLQEVRSVDPDIPTALIFAINPEKNLKEAEKLGCTHVQPHWVISLSTNLIEKAHEDDMGVFIWTVNTDVGAQICRKLGADGMISDRPISVDQLPSPSTQRGEIFEQAIFRKFGVLLLPIALRSVMYPFVRIGACIPTSVEKFGTILINDFGSRRTGYILTKGISAAIFNPTTLLRTGKSWTIANNGRWREASILRPVRRFQSWMRKRGTPPVQYTDTELATKGNKIWNRIQNTVLLAYESVTDRLHNDSLSRSTTTGWWEQ; encoded by the coding sequence ATGAAACTAATCGGCCACCGCGGATTCGCAGATATCTTTCCTGGGAACTCAGAAATTGCATTCCAAAACATCCCCAAACACGCTAACATGGCTGAACTGGACCTCCGGCGATGTCAAAGCGGGGAGGTCGTAGTTCTCCATGATGGAATTGTAGATGCAACCGACTCCAGTGGTAGATTAGATGAATTTTCGGCCGATGAGTTGGCGAATCTTAACGTCCACGAATCCGGACAGGGAGTTCCGACACTCTCCCGCGTTCTTGAGATCATTCCATCGAATGTCGGTCTCAACCTTGATGTCAAGGAAGTTGGGTTAGCGGAGGATGTGGCAGAAGCTGTTCAGGATTGGGACGCTCAAGTTGTAATTTCGTCGGCCTACAAGGAGGTACTTCAAGAGGTAAGGAGCGTTGACCCGGACATCCCTACTGCGCTCATCTTCGCAATAAATCCAGAGAAAAACCTCAAAGAGGCTGAAAAATTGGGATGTACGCACGTTCAACCCCATTGGGTCATCAGTCTCTCCACGAACCTCATTGAGAAAGCACACGAGGATGATATGGGCGTCTTCATATGGACGGTGAATACGGATGTTGGTGCGCAAATTTGTCGAAAGTTGGGCGCAGATGGGATGATCTCTGATAGACCGATTTCTGTTGACCAACTCCCCTCACCATCTACACAAAGAGGGGAGATATTTGAGCAGGCCATATTCCGGAAGTTCGGAGTTTTACTCCTTCCAATTGCGCTCAGAAGCGTTATGTATCCGTTTGTCCGGATCGGCGCTTGTATCCCTACCTCCGTGGAAAAATTTGGAACGATACTAATCAATGACTTCGGTAGTCGGCGTACCGGTTATATTCTGACAAAGGGCATTTCAGCGGCAATTTTCAATCCAACGACTCTTCTGCGGACCGGGAAATCATGGACAATAGCGAATAACGGTCGGTGGAGGGAAGCATCGATTTTGAGACCTGTTCGACGGTTCCAATCCTGGATGCGAAAGCGAGGAACGCCTCCTGTCCAATATACAGACACTGAACTAGCTACCAAAGGGAACAAGATCTGGAATAGGATTCAGAATACTGTTTTATTAGCATATGAATCAGTGACCGATCGGCTCCACAATGATTCCCTGAGCAGGTCAACCACTACTGGTTGGTGGGAGCAATGA
- a CDS encoding lysylphosphatidylglycerol synthase transmembrane domain-containing protein: protein MFGLDLRKGIIAFLIIIGVYGILFSFAGVDQLSAAIKSADLTLLCSVIGAIFGWLIACSMALRTILNALDVDISRMRGFFVLVGAIFFNNITPFGQAGGEPVTARLISQSTDSEYETGLAAITSFDTLNFIPSTFFAVSGVGYLFLTSTIHGILRIAAIAVVILAVAVPSFLFVGWQRRDRFTQIIVYRLTPVLKIASRKLPWVSPISESGMKGRIERFVKSIERVATDRYSLGLSLSYSTLGWLLLILGLWITFRAIGHAIPISVVLFAVPIASIAGVTPLPGGAGAIEGVLIALLTVLLPTLGVQLITTAVIIFRGLSYWIPVLLGGAVTSLYLR, encoded by the coding sequence ATGTTCGGACTCGATCTCAGAAAGGGAATTATCGCTTTTCTCATCATCATTGGAGTGTACGGAATATTATTTTCTTTCGCTGGGGTTGACCAGCTTAGTGCAGCGATCAAGAGTGCGGATCTGACACTCTTGTGTTCAGTGATCGGTGCCATCTTCGGTTGGTTGATCGCCTGTTCAATGGCGCTGCGAACGATTCTCAACGCACTTGATGTCGATATTTCACGAATGAGAGGATTCTTTGTGCTCGTTGGAGCGATATTTTTCAACAATATCACGCCATTCGGTCAGGCAGGTGGCGAGCCAGTCACTGCTCGTCTGATCTCTCAGTCAACCGATTCAGAGTACGAAACCGGCCTTGCAGCCATAACCAGTTTCGACACGTTGAATTTTATCCCATCAACATTTTTCGCGGTGTCTGGTGTCGGTTACCTCTTTTTGACATCTACGATACATGGGATACTGAGAATCGCAGCAATAGCGGTGGTTATACTTGCCGTTGCTGTGCCGTCATTCCTCTTCGTAGGGTGGCAAAGACGCGACAGATTTACGCAAATAATCGTCTACAGGCTCACTCCCGTGCTCAAGATTGCCTCCCGGAAACTACCATGGGTTTCGCCTATATCTGAATCAGGGATGAAAGGTCGGATTGAAAGGTTCGTCAAATCAATTGAGCGAGTTGCGACGGATCGCTATAGCTTGGGACTGTCATTGAGTTATTCTACTTTAGGATGGCTGCTTCTGATACTTGGGCTGTGGATTACATTTCGCGCCATTGGCCATGCTATCCCGATCTCTGTGGTCTTGTTCGCCGTTCCAATTGCGTCCATTGCTGGTGTGACACCGCTCCCAGGTGGCGCTGGGGCTATCGAAGGAGTGCTAATAGCATTATTGACAGTCCTATTGCCAACCCTCGGCGTTCAACTCATTACCACAGCCGTGATAATATTTCGTGGTCTCAGTTATTGGATTCCCGTCCTTCTGGGCGGTGCGGTGACGAGTCTCTACCTTCGATAG
- a CDS encoding ABC transporter ATP-binding protein: MSVNERTNQAAVAVQDVRKTYQVGEPVHALDGVSLKLKRGSYTAVMGPSGSGKSTLMNLIGCLDTPTEGRVIVNGKDVTQLSSRERTRLRGSEIGFVFQTFNLMPRLTAQENIVQPMVAQKVSRSERNERAKQLLERVGLGDRAGHRPNELSGGQRQRVSIARALANDPALILTDEPTGNLDSKTGANIMELFSELHEGGNTILMVTHDRDIAEHADKIIHLLDGVIEREETVDSPVRPTVGGGE, encoded by the coding sequence ATGAGCGTAAACGAACGCACGAATCAGGCAGCAGTCGCGGTTCAGGATGTCCGGAAAACATACCAGGTGGGAGAACCCGTCCATGCTCTCGACGGAGTGTCTCTCAAGTTGAAGCGTGGTTCATATACTGCCGTCATGGGTCCGAGCGGTTCAGGGAAGAGCACGCTGATGAATCTCATCGGGTGTTTGGACACTCCGACGGAGGGGCGAGTTATCGTCAACGGGAAGGACGTAACTCAACTCTCCAGTAGAGAACGAACACGGCTACGGGGTAGCGAGATTGGGTTTGTCTTTCAGACCTTCAACCTAATGCCTCGACTGACCGCCCAGGAGAACATCGTGCAGCCAATGGTCGCCCAGAAAGTTTCACGAAGTGAGCGAAATGAACGCGCGAAGCAACTCTTAGAACGTGTTGGACTCGGAGACCGCGCAGGTCATCGTCCAAACGAACTATCAGGGGGTCAGCGCCAGCGGGTCTCCATCGCTCGCGCCCTGGCCAACGACCCAGCACTGATTCTCACCGATGAACCGACGGGGAATCTGGACTCGAAAACTGGAGCCAATATCATGGAACTGTTCAGTGAACTCCACGAGGGTGGCAACACGATTCTTATGGTGACACATGATCGCGATATCGCCGAGCACGCCGATAAGATCATCCACCTACTGGACGGTGTCATCGAACGCGAAGAGACCGTTGACTCGCCTGTACGGCCAACAGTTGGGGGTGGTGAGTAA
- a CDS encoding ABC transporter permease, with translation MDLFESLRMAWRTIRGHRLRSTLTTLGVVIGIGAVITFVTLGASLQGAIISDVAAGSSNDAGEGSSEMTVVSQLQSADGGPGEGGGGPAVFTEHDIQQLQETKGVETVVPEGSVSLSGVTYSGQSVAQSAMTATTPAYFSQTAGNFSAGDPFSPGEREVVLNEGAATIFEQNVSVGDSITVIRSGGETINATVVGILEGSSSSSEFGSSDDSPPAEIYGPTDPFHDTRLVSPATGENQRVYSQLTVVAGNHDQVDPVANRVTDYFTADSDAQGLLPSSYEVSVQTIDESVKQMQSLVSTFTSFVTGIAVISLIVGAIGIANIMLVSVTERTREIGIMKAVGFQNRDILQLFLVEAVILGLFGSMFGIILGVLGGYGATTFLALPFTFPIEWAGIAVAVGVLVGVIAGLYPAWNGARIDPIEALRYE, from the coding sequence ATGGACCTCTTTGAGAGTCTACGGATGGCATGGCGGACGATTCGCGGGCACCGTCTCCGTTCGACGCTGACCACACTCGGCGTCGTCATCGGCATTGGAGCGGTTATCACGTTTGTCACATTAGGTGCGAGCCTTCAAGGCGCGATAATTAGCGACGTGGCTGCAGGTTCTTCGAATGACGCGGGGGAAGGTTCTTCGGAGATGACAGTTGTGAGTCAACTGCAAAGCGCCGATGGCGGACCGGGAGAGGGTGGCGGCGGTCCGGCCGTCTTCACCGAGCACGACATCCAACAACTCCAGGAGACAAAAGGCGTTGAAACGGTCGTTCCAGAGGGGAGCGTATCACTCTCAGGCGTCACATATAGCGGACAGTCGGTTGCACAATCAGCAATGACGGCGACGACGCCTGCCTACTTCAGCCAGACAGCGGGAAATTTCTCCGCTGGTGACCCCTTCTCACCCGGTGAACGGGAAGTCGTCCTGAACGAAGGTGCGGCGACTATCTTTGAGCAGAACGTCTCTGTTGGTGACTCCATCACAGTCATTCGGAGCGGTGGTGAGACGATTAACGCAACAGTCGTCGGCATTCTCGAAGGCTCCAGCAGTAGCAGTGAATTCGGTTCTTCGGATGATAGTCCACCAGCCGAGATCTACGGTCCGACGGACCCGTTCCACGACACCCGACTTGTAAGTCCAGCAACGGGAGAAAATCAGCGCGTCTACTCGCAACTGACTGTCGTAGCAGGTAATCACGACCAAGTTGACCCGGTCGCTAACCGTGTCACAGATTACTTCACTGCTGACTCGGATGCGCAGGGGCTTCTCCCATCGTCGTACGAGGTGAGTGTTCAGACAATCGACGAGTCCGTCAAGCAGATGCAGAGCCTGGTGAGCACCTTCACCAGCTTCGTCACGGGCATTGCGGTCATCTCGCTCATTGTCGGCGCGATCGGTATCGCTAACATCATGCTCGTGAGCGTCACCGAACGGACACGCGAGATAGGAATCATGAAAGCCGTTGGGTTCCAGAACCGTGATATCCTTCAGTTGTTCCTCGTTGAGGCAGTTATCCTGGGGCTGTTCGGATCCATGTTCGGAATCATCCTCGGAGTACTTGGTGGGTACGGTGCGACGACGTTCCTCGCTCTTCCGTTCACCTTCCCGATAGAATGGGCAGGGATTGCCGTCGCCGTCGGGGTGCTCGTCGGTGTCATCGCTGGCCTGTATCCCGCTTGGAACGGCGCTCGAATCGACCCTATCGAGGCTCTTCGTTACGAATAA
- a CDS encoding helix-turn-helix domain-containing protein: MSPDDPGRTGAENDDHSGSDAAAADEQVDALRALGNEHRLAILLALGDRESATRTNALELAFSELYDAVPVESTSQFFYHLSQLVGPFVAETDEGYHLTYAGDKIVRAVRSGLYETTPSFDPVAMAGACVVCGASDLEGVLRDERFVVRCRACDRTLLSDSFPRSQAADRSPAEVIESFGYRIWSTYVLIRGDVCPECYGRVDRRVDAHDGHETPGDAGQYTFAAVCRTCDFTIHLPVEVPAVFHPRAIALLHEHGLAPLDAPLWELFELFVSEAWTTDVRSTDPLDARFELDLDGDSLTLALDESFAVTPVVDPEPP; this comes from the coding sequence ATGTCTCCAGACGACCCCGGTCGGACGGGCGCCGAGAACGACGACCACTCGGGGAGCGACGCGGCCGCTGCCGACGAGCAGGTCGACGCCCTACGCGCACTGGGCAACGAGCACCGCCTTGCGATCCTGCTGGCGCTGGGCGACCGCGAGTCGGCGACGCGGACGAACGCTCTCGAACTCGCGTTCTCGGAGCTGTACGACGCCGTCCCCGTCGAGAGCACCTCGCAGTTCTTCTATCACCTCTCGCAGCTGGTCGGGCCGTTCGTCGCCGAGACCGACGAGGGGTATCACCTCACCTACGCCGGCGACAAGATCGTCCGTGCCGTCCGGTCGGGGCTGTACGAGACGACACCGTCGTTCGACCCGGTCGCGATGGCGGGCGCTTGCGTCGTCTGCGGCGCGAGCGACCTGGAGGGCGTACTCCGCGACGAGCGGTTCGTCGTCCGCTGTCGGGCCTGCGACCGCACCCTCCTCTCGGACTCGTTCCCCCGAAGTCAGGCGGCCGACCGCTCGCCCGCCGAGGTGATCGAAAGCTTCGGCTATCGGATCTGGAGCACGTACGTCCTGATCCGCGGCGACGTGTGCCCGGAGTGTTACGGTCGGGTCGACCGCCGCGTCGACGCCCACGACGGCCACGAGACCCCTGGCGACGCCGGGCAGTACACCTTCGCCGCGGTCTGTCGGACCTGCGATTTCACGATCCACCTCCCGGTCGAGGTCCCCGCGGTCTTTCACCCGCGTGCGATCGCCCTGCTGCACGAGCACGGCCTCGCGCCGCTCGACGCGCCCCTCTGGGAACTGTTCGAACTGTTCGTCTCCGAGGCGTGGACGACCGACGTGCGCTCGACCGACCCGCTCGACGCCCGCTTCGAACTCGACCTGGACGGCGATTCCCTCACGCTCGCGCTGGACGAATCGTTCGCCGTCACACCGGTCGTGGATCCGGAGCCGCCCTGA